One Peptostreptococcus equinus genomic window carries:
- the rpsD gene encoding 30S ribosomal protein S4: protein MSSITRGPKFKLSRRLGLNVCGHPKAMNRAGKGTARSDKKLSPYGMQLLEKQRLRAYYGVSEKQMRIYMKKAQKAQGPTGTAVIRTLECRLDNLVYRMGLANSVRQARQMVGHGNVLVNGKKVDIPSFIVSVGDEIQLREKYRSNPLFKANFEAAALNEHAYITKNTENFSAVLSRLPEREEVPIEINDALVVEFYSKSSL, encoded by the coding sequence ATGTCATCAATTACAAGAGGACCTAAGTTTAAACTATCTAGAAGATTAGGATTAAACGTTTGTGGTCATCCAAAGGCAATGAACAGAGCTGGAAAGGGAACTGCAAGAAGTGATAAGAAGCTTTCACCATACGGAATGCAGTTACTTGAAAAGCAGAGACTAAGAGCTTACTATGGAGTATCTGAAAAGCAGATGAGAATTTACATGAAGAAGGCTCAGAAGGCACAGGGACCTACTGGTACAGCTGTTATTAGAACATTAGAATGCAGATTAGACAACTTAGTTTACAGAATGGGTCTTGCTAATTCAGTTAGACAGGCTAGACAGATGGTTGGACACGGTAATGTATTGGTTAACGGAAAGAAAGTTGATATACCATCATTTATAGTGAGCGTTGGAGATGAAATCCAGTTAAGAGAAAAATACAGAAGTAACCCACTATTCAAGGCTAACTTTGAAGCAGCAGCTTTAAATGAACATGCTTATATTACTAAGAATACTGAAAACTTCTCAGCAGTTCTTTCAAGATTACCAGAAAGAGAAGAAGTGCCAATCGAAATAAATGATGCACTAGTAGTCGAATTCTACTCAAAGTCATCTTTATAA